One window of the Candidatus Aegiribacteria sp. genome contains the following:
- a CDS encoding tetratricopeptide repeat protein, which yields MTNKEIVELEKELKGLRLEPPGSELAVVLNKLAFACMHSDPSKAEAYAVEVQNLAENLGFPDEQAKSCVTLGTVFLEAGNFPEAMSYCRKSMEISEELNDKSGMATAHGTIANVYWAQGMIDKALEHIHESLRLKQECGADKDEIASCYINIGACYSTLNRMDLAQSSYELAQKICEESGNLNKLSYLYHNIGAVYVNKEEQGKAREYFQKALDIRVDMGDKKGTASTLCNLGSLHEKLGDKESALDFFIRGLELYEEIGNKRGIASTCASIGGIYTVQGRFSEAESLISKGLSITRKLSMKDWEILCLEKIVDLYEAKGELRKALSYALELNTCIEEHLNEKSMEKIAGLQVQFETEKKEKEAEIYRLKNVELSAMNDELRDALAQVKALQGMLPICASCKKIRDDDGYWQQIESYISEHSDTKFSHGLCPECMIRLYGKDFTRE from the coding sequence ATGACGAATAAGGAAATCGTAGAGCTGGAGAAGGAACTGAAAGGGCTCAGGCTTGAGCCTCCCGGTTCGGAACTTGCGGTTGTGCTGAACAAGCTCGCTTTTGCATGTATGCATTCAGATCCCAGTAAAGCGGAAGCTTACGCTGTGGAAGTACAGAATCTTGCTGAAAATCTGGGGTTCCCTGATGAGCAGGCAAAAAGCTGCGTTACGCTTGGAACAGTTTTTCTTGAGGCCGGTAATTTCCCTGAGGCGATGTCTTATTGCAGGAAATCCATGGAGATATCTGAGGAACTTAATGATAAGAGTGGTATGGCAACCGCTCACGGTACTATTGCCAATGTATACTGGGCCCAGGGTATGATTGATAAGGCTCTTGAGCATATCCATGAATCTCTAAGATTGAAACAGGAATGTGGCGCAGATAAAGATGAGATTGCCTCCTGCTACATAAATATTGGCGCATGCTACAGCACACTGAATCGCATGGATCTTGCTCAGTCATCCTATGAGCTTGCGCAGAAGATCTGCGAGGAGTCGGGTAACCTCAATAAACTGTCATACCTCTACCACAACATCGGTGCTGTCTATGTAAACAAGGAAGAGCAGGGCAAGGCTCGGGAGTACTTCCAGAAAGCGCTTGATATCAGGGTAGACATGGGAGACAAAAAAGGTACCGCAAGCACTCTCTGTAACCTGGGAAGCCTGCATGAAAAACTCGGCGATAAAGAATCGGCTCTGGACTTCTTCATCAGGGGTCTTGAACTGTACGAGGAGATCGGCAACAAAAGGGGAATCGCCAGCACATGCGCCAGTATTGGCGGCATATACACTGTACAGGGACGTTTCTCTGAAGCTGAATCACTTATTAGCAAAGGTCTTTCGATAACAAGGAAACTTTCGATGAAAGACTGGGAAATCCTCTGCCTGGAGAAGATAGTAGATCTTTACGAGGCAAAAGGAGAACTTCGGAAAGCGCTTTCATATGCACTGGAACTGAATACTTGCATTGAAGAACACCTGAACGAAAAGAGCATGGAGAAGATAGCGGGCCTGCAGGTACAGTTCGAGACTGAGAAGAAAGAGAAGGAAGCGGAGATCTACCGTCTGAAAAACGTTGAACTTTCCGCGATGAACGATGAGCTTCGTGATGCTCTAGCTCAAGTGAAGGCACTTCAGGGGATGCTTCCTATCTGCGCTTCGTGCAAGAAAATCAGGGATGATGATGGTTACTGGCAGCAGATCGAGTCCTATATATCCGAACATTCCGATACGAAATTCTCCCACGGACTTTGCCCCGAATGCATGATCAGGCTCTACGGTAAAGACTTTACCCGGGAGTGA